One Sporosarcina sp. ANT_H38 genomic window, CTCTTCCATATGATGCACTTGTGCATTAAAAATAGTCATGCCTGATTTTATCCTTGCAGCTAATGTCGCCACGCTTTTGCGTTTTTGGAAATAGTTTTGCTTCATTTCCATCGATTGAATCCTTTTTTTCATCAAATAAGCGGTTTGAAGATTGAAGCTCCTGAATCGTATCGTTAGCTGATTACCTGAAATTTTGTAAGCAGACGAGCGATGCTGCCACAACCCAAAGAGGACGATGATTGGCATGATGAGGAGCGACAGCAATCCATACGGAAAGAAAAAGTACGTCAATGCGCCGATCGCCGGAATCATCCATAGGAAATCCACTCGATAAAAAAAGTGCTTACTACGTGCTGGTAGCTTTTCCATTGATTCTTCAAGTATGAGGTTCGGGAAAATCTCTTTTAAGGGACCATAGACTTCCGTCTTTTTTACAAGAGGGAATAAATTAATTCTTGCACCCTCCATTCCACCTCCACCCGCACTATCGATAACGACCGCCGCATAGCCGAATAATTGCCTGAAAGGGTTCTCAATAATACGTACACTTTGAACCCTGTTCAATGGTACTGTCATCCGTTTTTTCTCAAGTAACCCCCGCGTAATAACGATGTCCTCTTTTTCAAGTGAAACATTAAAACCGTAATATGCCAGGAATGTCATTGCGACAGATAGCCCCCATACGAGAAGAAACCCTAAAAACACAGTAATTGCAACGATAAGGAGGCCGAATTTAATGAAACCTGAAATCTCTTCGTACATCCATTCAAACGGAATCATTTCAGCAAACTGCGACAAGAAGATACCCACACCCGAAAGAATAATCCCAATCCCGCCCGATGTTGTCGCCAGGACAAGTAGCCCTTTTGATGACATGGTAAAGATCGATTTTGACTGTGATTCTTCGACTACTAGATTTTCTTCTGTCAGCTCACTATTTTCCTGTAAAGCTGCTTTTTTACCACTTTTAGCCTGTGCAATTTCCTTTTCAATTCTGCTTGCAGCCTCTTTCGTTATAGCTGTCAGTTCTGCCTCCGACTTTTTCAAAGAGGAGCTGCCTGCTGTCTCCACTTTCACTTTGACAAGTCTGAAAGGCCGGTGCAATATCCCTTCTGTATAGTCGAGACTTTGAATTCGATCGAATGGAATATAGCGTTTCTTTTTCACAAATAGACCATATTCAATCCGAAGTTCATTATCTTCGAACCAGTATTCGAAACGTTTCCACTTAATAATACCTGTGATGAAAAAAGCAATAATGAGGACACCAAAAATGATGAAGGTTAGATAATCTAAATACCATTTCCCAGACCCCAAATCATTCAGCCCATTTGCAAACACGAGGACAATAATCGGTAATATCGCTTCTTTAGCTGTTTTCATCACTTCAATAATCGCTGTAATCCAGTGTAATTTATAGCGTGTCTCAGACATCTTCTTCCGCCACCCTTGCAAGCGCTGATATCCTGCTCCGAAGTTCATCCGCCTCTTCCATCACAAGAGCAGGAATAGTATGATTCGTCGCCGCTGTAGAAATTGTAATTTCCGCCAAATTATATTTCCGCAGGATCGGTCCTTGTGCCGTGTCTACGTGTTGGACACGTACCATTGGTATCAATGTACGCTTGACGATGAAAATACCATGTTGCAGTTCAATTTCTGATTCACGCACTTCATAGCGCCATCGCATCCATCTTACTTTCGGAAATAAATAAATGAAAAAATAGGCAAATAGAATGACCCCAACTCCAGACACTACATATATCCACCATGGCCACTCAAATATGTAAGTCAATACACCCGCACCAATTGCTACGAGTAAAAGTAATCCTGTTTCAATAATGCCGTATAATCTCCAAACTTTTAATCCTTTTTCTGATATCCGGTTCACCGGTTGCTCTCTCATATGAACACCTCTTCCCTTCTATTTATTCTATACGATTAAGGACGTGAAATGTTTCATTTATTTAAATCGTTGTTGACAGAACGGCGCCATGGCCTGCATGACGTTGTTTACTTTTAGCTTTGTGTTGTATTA contains:
- a CDS encoding PH domain-containing protein codes for the protein MSETRYKLHWITAIIEVMKTAKEAILPIIVLVFANGLNDLGSGKWYLDYLTFIIFGVLIIAFFITGIIKWKRFEYWFEDNELRIEYGLFVKKKRYIPFDRIQSLDYTEGILHRPFRLVKVKVETAGSSSLKKSEAELTAITKEAASRIEKEIAQAKSGKKAALQENSELTEENLVVEESQSKSIFTMSSKGLLVLATTSGGIGIILSGVGIFLSQFAEMIPFEWMYEEISGFIKFGLLIVAITVFLGFLLVWGLSVAMTFLAYYGFNVSLEKEDIVITRGLLEKKRMTVPLNRVQSVRIIENPFRQLFGYAAVVIDSAGGGGMEGARINLFPLVKKTEVYGPLKEIFPNLILEESMEKLPARSKHFFYRVDFLWMIPAIGALTYFFFPYGLLSLLIMPIIVLFGLWQHRSSAYKISGNQLTIRFRSFNLQTAYLMKKRIQSMEMKQNYFQKRKSVATLAARIKSGMTIFNAQVHHMEESEAEKILSWYEKNSKDT
- a CDS encoding PH domain-containing protein, which produces MREQPVNRISEKGLKVWRLYGIIETGLLLLVAIGAGVLTYIFEWPWWIYVVSGVGVILFAYFFIYLFPKVRWMRWRYEVRESEIELQHGIFIVKRTLIPMVRVQHVDTAQGPILRKYNLAEITISTAATNHTIPALVMEEADELRSRISALARVAEEDV